From the Zymomonas mobilis subsp. pomaceae ATCC 29192 genome, the window TTAATCGGGGGAGAGACAGCAGAAATGCCGGGTCTTTATGCCGATGGTGATTATGATCTTGCAGGTTTTTCAGTCGGTGCCGTAGAACGTTCACAGGTATTGGAAGCCGGTCGCGTCCAAGCGGGCGATATTATTTTAGGTTTAGCGTCTTCGGGTGTGCACTCTAACGGTTTTTCACTGGTCAGAAAATTAGCCGAAGGGCAAAAATGGGATTTAAATACTCCGGCCCCTTTCAAAAAAGAGTCCTTGCTGATTGATGTCTTAATGACGCCAACCCGCATTTACGTCCGATCGCTATTGCCGCTTATTCGTCAAGGCGTCATTGCCGCTTTAGCTCATATTACTGGCGGCGGCTTGCTTGAGAATATTCCCCGTATTTTGCCAGAAAATTTGCATGCCCGCATTGATGCTTCCAGCTGGGAACAACCCGCATTGATGGCCTTCTTGCAGCAAGAAGGAAGCCTTGATCAGGCTGAAATGGCACGCACCTTTAACTGTGGTATTGGCATGGCCGTTATTGTCCGTCCAGAAGAGGCCGATAAAGTTATGAAATCGCTGCAAAATGCTGGAGAGGTCGTGGCAAAAATCGGGACAATCGAACAAGGTCAAAAAGGGTGCACCGTCTTTGGAAAAGCAGGAAGCTGGGCGAGTGA encodes:
- the purM gene encoding phosphoribosylformylglycinamidine cyclo-ligase; translated protein: MTTESKQKYSYADAGVSIATGNALVKAIAPLARATARAGANADLGGFGGFFDLKAAGFHDPLLVAANDGVGTKVKLAITSNRHDYVGIDLVAMCVNDLIVQGAEPLFFLDYFASGHLDPALAERVIAGIAEGCKIAGCALIGGETAEMPGLYADGDYDLAGFSVGAVERSQVLEAGRVQAGDIILGLASSGVHSNGFSLVRKLAEGQKWDLNTPAPFKKESLLIDVLMTPTRIYVRSLLPLIRQGVIAALAHITGGGLLENIPRILPENLHARIDASSWEQPALMAFLQQEGSLDQAEMARTFNCGIGMAVIVRPEEADKVMKSLQNAGEVVAKIGTIEQGQKGCTVFGKAGSWASEHPWEATHHA